Proteins from one Bartonella sp. HY328 genomic window:
- the secB gene encoding protein-export chaperone SecB translates to MSETDANNNGAAAPSLNILTQYIRDFSFESPNAPNSLRLRDNAPPINIAVNVNANEMGDDMYDVVLSLNARAGDEKDVMFNIELVYGGVFRVQNFPQEHVMPVVFIECPRLLFPFAREIIAGITRSGGFPPLMIDPIDFAAIFQQRMAEENARQQVQSN, encoded by the coding sequence ATGTCTGAGACAGATGCAAACAATAATGGTGCAGCTGCACCTAGTCTTAATATTTTAACGCAATATATCCGCGATTTTTCTTTTGAAAGTCCAAATGCGCCTAATTCATTGCGCTTGCGTGATAATGCTCCGCCAATCAATATCGCTGTAAATGTTAACGCCAATGAAATGGGCGATGACATGTATGACGTTGTTCTTTCATTAAATGCACGTGCAGGCGATGAAAAAGACGTAATGTTCAATATTGAACTCGTTTATGGCGGCGTGTTCCGCGTGCAAAACTTCCCGCAAGAACATGTAATGCCGGTTGTTTTCATTGAATGCCCACGCTTGCTTTTCCCATTTGCTCGCGAAATCATTGCCGGTATTACACGCAGTGGCGGCTTCCCACCATTGATGATTGACCCAATTGACTTTGCAGCAATTTTCCAACAGCGCATGGCTGAAGAAAACGCACGTCAACAAGTGCAATCAAACTAA
- the dut gene encoding dUTP diphosphatase, producing the protein MMSAHLPKLGIIRLEHGIGLDLPAYETAGAAGMDLRAALPKDRQIILNPGRRILVPTGLIFEIPLGYEVQIRPRSGLALKHGITCLNTPGTIDSDYRGEIQVLLINLGEEEFRITRAMRIAQAVIAPVVQLQCEERQEISQTERGEKGFGSTGHH; encoded by the coding sequence ATGATGTCTGCTCACCTCCCTAAACTTGGTATTATCCGCCTTGAACATGGTATTGGTTTGGATCTACCAGCCTATGAGACTGCAGGTGCGGCTGGTATGGATCTGCGTGCAGCGCTCCCCAAAGATCGCCAAATTATTTTAAATCCAGGTCGGCGTATTTTAGTGCCAACCGGTTTAATTTTTGAAATTCCATTGGGTTATGAGGTGCAAATCAGGCCACGTTCGGGTCTTGCCTTAAAGCATGGCATAACCTGCCTTAATACGCCTGGTACTATTGATAGTGATTATCGTGGTGAAATTCAGGTTCTTTTGATTAATTTGGGTGAAGAAGAATTTAGAATCACCCGCGCTATGCGCATTGCGCAAGCAGTAATTGCTCCTGTTGTGCAGTTACAGTGTGAAGAACGCCAAGAAATTTCGCAAACCGAGCGAGGCGAAAAAGGTTTTGGCTCAACTGGACATCATTAG